A stretch of Flavobacterium sp. N2270 DNA encodes these proteins:
- a CDS encoding ATP-binding protein: MAKNKITEIGEIDSINGNSISVKLFDNIKSDMPIIDGIVYRVGQIGSFVRIPLGYANLYGIVTQIGSGAIPESLREAVAKDYDHLKNTRWINIVLAGEQIGKKFERGVTQFPTTGDKVHLVTINDLDIIYGGYEDSNSITIGNISVSESLDAKIDLDKLISRHCAIVGSTGSGKSNSVSVLLQSIANREFPSSRILVIDPHGEYNDALSKYSKVIDVNSKDDDNKLQIPFWALPFNELMKIFSGNLTDQNREYIREKVVEAKIKSAVENEIEVTKESITADSPIPFSINKLWFDLIDFEKQTFTDTSRTSLSALITVGNENSLISNEYTPAGMGNSAPFLNQKAKGLLSFLDSMRNKLNDSSYSFLFTPGKFTPDLEGKIEEDLDSLFFKWLGNELPITILDLSGIPSEIMSSISGTLLKIIYDGLFWGVNTKVGGKNQPLLIVLEEAHSYLKSGEHSISSRTVQMIAKEGRKYGVGLLLVTQRPSELDETVLSQCGTMIALRMNNSKDRGHIKSAVQDELQSMVDLLPSLRTGEALISGEAVKIPSRVKFFKIANAPKSSDPKASEKWSESIDDAQTEYKNLIKSWRNKNYKL, from the coding sequence ATGGCAAAAAATAAAATTACAGAAATCGGTGAAATAGATAGTATTAATGGAAATAGTATTTCTGTTAAGCTTTTTGATAATATAAAATCTGACATGCCTATTATTGATGGTATTGTTTACAGAGTTGGACAAATAGGTTCATTTGTTAGAATACCTTTAGGTTATGCAAATTTATATGGAATTGTGACCCAAATTGGCTCAGGAGCAATCCCAGAAAGTTTAAGAGAAGCAGTTGCAAAAGATTACGACCACTTAAAGAATACTAGATGGATTAATATTGTATTAGCTGGTGAACAAATTGGAAAAAAATTTGAAAGAGGTGTAACTCAATTTCCAACAACTGGAGATAAAGTACATTTGGTCACAATAAATGACTTAGATATCATATATGGTGGTTATGAAGATTCTAATTCAATAACTATTGGTAATATTAGTGTTTCTGAAAGTTTAGATGCTAAAATTGACTTAGATAAACTTATTTCAAGACATTGTGCAATTGTAGGTTCTACTGGAAGTGGAAAATCTAATTCAGTTTCTGTTTTGCTCCAATCAATTGCTAATAGAGAATTTCCTAGTTCGAGAATTTTAGTGATTGACCCACATGGAGAATATAATGATGCATTGTCAAAATACTCTAAAGTTATAGATGTAAACTCTAAAGATGATGACAATAAACTACAAATTCCTTTTTGGGCTTTACCATTTAATGAATTAATGAAAATATTCTCAGGAAATTTAACTGATCAGAACAGAGAATATATTAGAGAAAAAGTAGTAGAAGCTAAAATAAAGAGTGCCGTAGAAAATGAAATAGAAGTTACTAAAGAATCAATTACTGCAGATTCACCAATTCCTTTTAGTATTAATAAACTTTGGTTTGATTTAATTGATTTTGAAAAACAAACTTTTACCGATACTTCACGTACAAGTTTAAGCGCATTAATTACAGTTGGAAATGAGAATAGTTTAATATCTAATGAGTATACTCCAGCAGGTATGGGTAATAGTGCTCCATTTCTAAATCAAAAAGCTAAAGGACTCCTTAGTTTTTTAGATTCTATGAGAAACAAATTAAATGATAGTAGTTATAGTTTTTTATTTACACCTGGTAAATTTACACCTGATTTAGAAGGTAAGATTGAAGAAGATTTAGATAGCTTATTTTTTAAGTGGCTTGGCAATGAATTACCAATAACTATTTTAGACTTGTCAGGAATCCCAAGTGAAATTATGTCTTCAATTTCTGGTACACTTTTAAAAATTATTTATGATGGCTTATTTTGGGGTGTTAATACAAAAGTTGGAGGTAAAAATCAACCATTATTAATTGTTTTGGAAGAAGCACATAGTTATTTAAAATCTGGTGAACATTCTATTTCATCAAGAACAGTTCAAATGATTGCAAAAGAAGGAAGAAAATATGGAGTTGGATTATTACTTGTTACGCAAAGACCTTCTGAACTTGATGAAACCGTATTAAGTCAATGTGGAACAATGATTGCGTTACGAATGAACAATTCAAAAGATAGAGGACATATTAAATCAGCCGTTCAGGATGAATTACAGAGCATGGTAGATTTATTGCCTAGTTTAAGAACAGGTGAAGCACTTATATCTGGTGAAGCTGTTAAAATTCCGTCTAGAGTAAAGTTCTTTAAAATTGCTAATGCACCTAAAAGTTCAGATCCGAAAGCTTCTGAAAAATGGTCAGAAAGTATTGATGACGCACAAACTGAATATAAAAACTTAATAAAATCTTGGAGAAATAAAAATTATAAATTATGA
- a CDS encoding DUF6998 domain-containing protein, protein MQEIKQLLSITKTLKEKYKRSFSLDGRLVGDIGEVLAAEKYGLELLSENAFKHDAKEIATCRMVQIKSSFKNNSYFPFGEDKIPDYFLSINILENGDIEELFNGPGTYILEHYIKPRKLKHYKNTYYTLSKGVLRELNKEVLEKDKIKLLNQVI, encoded by the coding sequence ATGCAAGAAATAAAACAACTCCTGTCAATCACAAAAACGCTCAAAGAAAAATACAAACGTAGCTTTTCTTTAGACGGTCGTTTAGTAGGTGATATTGGCGAAGTGTTGGCGGCAGAAAAGTATGGCTTAGAATTATTAAGCGAAAATGCTTTTAAACATGATGCAAAAGAAATAGCTACTTGTAGAATGGTTCAAATTAAATCGTCTTTTAAAAACAATAGTTACTTTCCATTTGGAGAAGATAAAATACCAGATTATTTTTTAAGTATCAATATTTTAGAAAATGGTGATATTGAAGAGCTGTTTAATGGTCCAGGAACATATATCTTAGAACATTATATAAAACCTAGAAAGTTAAAGCATTATAAAAACACATATTATACTTTGTCAAAAGGAGTTTTAAGAGAGTTAAATAAAGAGGTTTTAGAAAAAGATAAAATAAAATTATTAAATCAAGTGATATGA
- a CDS encoding SIR2 family protein gives MHDPSEYIRGIQQILISDKKKIGFLFGAGSSLSQKSGKSLTVPAIGKMTIEIVEDLEKIEPKYKIALDEIKEELGVKYFNIETILSNLELKVSIIGKSKLNGLEKVEFIKLITEVKKSVRKKVSVHLDVENKIVNKDVVSELVQTDFANWIGQAERKFPIEIFTTNYDFLFELGLEHKEIPYYDGFCGSLRAFYNPESVEDFSFLTNQTKLWKIHGSLGWHFDEDTGKILRVSPDDDDILIYPSTLKYKDSKKQPYESLLDRLSNFLKQDDTILITCGYSWGDEHINSRIISALKTNTTSHVIGLIFDKYDRINEHSNVTKIGLNNSKVSIYASKEAVIGGNYGEWIIKTKPNLDDEIDLYYNIEETENGEWTGKGEFILPDFGKLVMFLNSIISDNEIKKLGENGKK, from the coding sequence ATGCATGATCCTTCGGAATATATTAGAGGTATTCAACAAATATTAATCTCTGATAAAAAGAAAATTGGTTTTTTGTTTGGAGCAGGAAGTTCTTTATCTCAAAAAAGTGGCAAATCACTTACTGTTCCGGCAATTGGAAAAATGACAATAGAAATTGTTGAAGATTTAGAAAAAATAGAACCAAAATATAAAATTGCTTTAGATGAAATAAAAGAAGAATTAGGAGTTAAATATTTCAATATTGAAACAATATTATCGAACTTAGAATTAAAAGTTTCAATTATTGGAAAATCTAAATTAAATGGTCTTGAAAAAGTAGAATTTATAAAATTAATAACTGAAGTAAAAAAGAGTGTTAGAAAAAAAGTTAGTGTTCATCTTGATGTTGAAAATAAAATAGTGAATAAAGATGTAGTTAGTGAACTTGTACAAACGGATTTTGCAAATTGGATTGGACAAGCTGAAAGAAAATTTCCAATTGAAATTTTTACAACTAATTATGATTTTTTATTTGAACTAGGACTAGAACATAAAGAAATACCTTATTACGATGGTTTTTGTGGTAGTCTAAGAGCTTTTTATAATCCTGAATCAGTCGAAGATTTTTCATTTTTAACTAATCAAACTAAACTGTGGAAAATACATGGTTCTTTAGGTTGGCATTTTGATGAAGATACTGGAAAGATTCTAAGAGTTAGTCCTGATGATGATGATATATTGATTTATCCATCAACTTTAAAATATAAAGACTCTAAGAAACAACCGTATGAAAGTTTATTGGATAGGTTATCTAACTTTTTGAAACAGGATGATACAATTTTAATTACTTGTGGATATTCTTGGGGAGATGAACATATTAATTCCCGTATTATTTCAGCATTAAAAACTAATACAACTTCTCATGTAATTGGATTAATTTTTGATAAATATGATAGAATTAATGAACACTCGAATGTTACAAAAATTGGCTTAAATAATTCTAAAGTTTCAATATATGCTTCGAAAGAAGCTGTAATAGGTGGTAATTATGGAGAATGGATAATTAAAACAAAACCTAATCTAGATGATGAAATAGATTTATATTATAATATTGAAGAAACAGAAAACGGAGAATGGACTGGTAAAGGAGAATTTATTTTACCTGATTTTGGTAAACTTGTTATGTTTCTTAATTCTATAATTAGTGATAATGAAATCAAAAAGTTAGGGGAAAATGGCAAAAAATAA
- a CDS encoding KTSC domain-containing protein: MSLPEMKPVSSSNLESIGYDEQNQEVYVRFLNGSIYVYKGVPEHEFQNLIEATSCGSYLNSNFKNVYPYERIE; the protein is encoded by the coding sequence ATGAGTTTACCTGAAATGAAACCTGTAAGTTCTTCTAATCTAGAAAGTATTGGATATGATGAACAAAATCAAGAAGTCTATGTTAGATTTTTAAATGGTAGTATTTATGTCTATAAAGGAGTTCCTGAACATGAATTTCAAAACTTAATAGAAGCTACTTCTTGTGGTTCTTATTTAAATAGTAATTTCAAGAATGTTTATCCATATGAAAGAATTGAATAA